In a genomic window of Macaca nemestrina isolate mMacNem1 chromosome 18, mMacNem.hap1, whole genome shotgun sequence:
- the LOC105485936 gene encoding U11/U12 small nuclear ribonucleoprotein 25 kDa protein — protein MEAAGGSEAQEEDEDEEEALPHSEAMDVFQEGLAMVVQDPLLCDLPIQVTLEEVNSQIALEYGQAMTVRVCKMDGEVMPVVVVQSATVLDLKKAIQRYVQLKQEREGGIQHISWSYVWRTYHLTSAGEKLTEDKKKLRDYGIRNRDEVSFIKKLRQK, from the exons ATGGAGGCCGCGGGTGGGTCCGAGGCGCAAGAGGAAGATGAGGACGAAGAAGAGGCGCTGCCGCACTCCGAGGCCATGGACGTGTTCCAGGAGGGTCTGGCTATGGTGGTGCAGGACCCGCTGCTCTGCGATCTGCCGATCCAG GTTACTTTGGAAGAAGTCAACTCCCAAATAGCCCTAGAATATGGCCAGGCAATGACGGTCCGAGTGTGCAAGATGGATGGAGAAGTAATGC CTGTGGTGGTAGTGCAGAGTGCCACCGTCCTGGACCTGAAGAAGGCCATCCAGAGATACGTGCAGCTCAAGCAGGAGCGTGAAGGGGGCATTCAGCACATCAGCTG GTCTTATGTGTGGAGGACGTACCATCTGACCTCTGCCGGAGAGAAACTCACAGAAGATAAAAAGAAGCTCCGAGA ttATGGCATCCGGAATCGAGATGAGGTTTCCTTCATCAAAAAGCTGAGGCAAAAGTGA
- the LOC105485935 gene encoding DNA-directed RNA polymerase III subunit RPC10: MLLFCPGCGNGLIVEEGQRCHRFACNTCPYVHNITRKVTNRKYPKLKEVDDVLGGAAAWENVDSTAEPCPKCEHPRAYFMQLQTRSADEPMTTFYKCCNAQCGHRWRD; encoded by the exons ATGCTGCTATTCTGCCCCGGCTGCGGGAACGGGCTGATCGTGGAGGAGGGACAACGCTGCCACCGCTTCGCCTGCAACACGTGCCCCTACGTGCACAACATCACCCGCAAG GTAACAAATCGGAAGTACCCAAAACTGAAAGAAGTGGATGATGTGCTTGGTGGAGCAGCTGCCTGGGAGAATGTTGACTCTACTGCAG AGCCGTGTCCCAAATGCGAACATCCTCGTGCTTACTTCATGCAGCTTCAGACCCGCTCTGCAGATGAGCCGATGACCACCTTCTACAAGTGCTGCAATGCTCAGTGTGGACACCGCTGGAGGGATTAG